One region of Drosophila subobscura isolate 14011-0131.10 chromosome J, UCBerk_Dsub_1.0, whole genome shotgun sequence genomic DNA includes:
- the LOC117894153 gene encoding uncharacterized protein LOC117894153, whose translation MLLFLLLLLQLLALTQCQRESRKSFSDCARNLHMEEANFTEIIECLARSTNLTAHWEDTLWRLDQLERLLDKLHAQRPIEKYNHTPYKNIDDVMNIKEKVSEQDCQRQRHVVQAVRRKLFWHSLLGGTESTLFAWPWSAEHAEPEEEIPDPPDDDHSPETLQDLRCALLDAVQKQKPRRV comes from the coding sequence atgttgttgtttctgctgctcctcctacaGCTACTGGCCCTCACCCAGTGCCAGCGAGAGAGCCGCAAAAGTTTCTCCGATTGCGCGAGAAACCTTCACATGGAGGAGGCAAACTTCACGGAAATTATTGAGTGCCTGGCGCGCTCCACCAATCTGACGGCCCACTGGGAGGACACACTTTGGCGCTTGGATCAGCTTGAACGCTTGCTGGACAAGCTGCACGCGCAGCGGCCCATAGAGAAATATAATCATACGCCGTATAAGAACATTGACGATGTGATGAACATCAAGGAGAAGGTGTCGGAGCAGGAttgccagcggcagcgtcaTGTGGTGCAGGCTGTGCGTCGCAAACTCTTCTGGCATAGCCTGTTGGGCGGCACGGAGAGCACACTCTTTGCCTGGCCCTGGTCCGCCGAACATGCCGAGCCAGAGGAGGAGATCCCGGATCCGCCAGACGACGATCATAGTCCAGAGACGCTGCAAGACCTGCGGTGTGCGCTCCTGGATGCcgtacaaaagcaaaaaccacgACGCGTATAG
- the LOC117895380 gene encoding cytosol aminopeptidase-like: MNRLRRSFLKSVIRQACGEPAGFKGLVVGLYQKEGDKGPRLTPSGEKLDDRLHGRLSELICQTKITGALGRGKVFNSVDPEYRSIAVVGVGLEGIGFNELEMLDEGMENVRKAAGIGARSLQEVGCHEVWVDGMDYAEQAAEGAGLATWRFTEQLSKKNTPMIPKLELYDSPDIDNWTRGIFKADAQNLARRLSDSAANCMTPTTFAQNTVDALCPCGITVEVRTMDWIENQKLHSFLMIAKGSCEPPVVMELSYCGTSPEDKPILFVGKGMTFNSGGLNLRRCRGMDEYRGSMSGAAACVGMLRCCAALSLPINIVCIIPLCENLPSGMSCKPGDVVTLLNAKSMAVRDLDKAGVVMMADPMIYGQNAYKPRLVIDVATLATGVQMAFGGGATGIFSNSHYIWKQFQGAGALTGDRVWRLPLWNYYKKQVTDELGYDLSNNGRGRASSCLAAAILHELVPCSDWAHLDTRGTGMLTKYGIIPYLTQGRMTGRPVRTMVQLIYQLACPAHK; this comes from the exons ATGAATCGCTTGCGTAGGAGCTTCCTGAAGTCGGTCATTCGGCAG GCCTGCGGCGAGCCGGCTGGCTTCAAGGGTCTCGTGGTGGGTCTCTACCAGAAGGAGGGCGACAAGGGTCCCAGGCTGACGCCCAGCGGCGAGAAGCTGGACGATCGCCTGCACGGCCGACTTTCGGAGCTGATCTGCCAGACAAAGATCACCGGGGCGCTGGGCCGGGGCAAAGTATTCAACAGCGTCGATCCGGAATATCGCAGCATTGCTGTGGTCGGTGTGGGGCTCGAGGGCATCGGCTTCAATGAGCTCGAGATGCTGGACGAGGGCATGGAGAATGTGCGCAAGGCTGCCGGCATTGGTGCTCGATCCTTGCAGGAGGTTGGCTGCCACGAGGTGTGGGTCGATGGCATGGACTATGCCGAACAGGCGGCCGAGGGCGCTGGCCTCGCCACATGGCGCTTCACCGAGCAGCTGTCCAAGAAGAATACTCCAATGATACCGAAACTGGAGCTATACGATTCCCCCGACATTGACAACTGGACGCGTGGCATCTTCAAGGCGGATGCCCAGAACCTGGCGCGGCGGCTCAGCGATTCCGCCGCCAACTGCATGACGCCCACAACATTCGCGCAGAACACCGTGGACGCTCTCTGTCCTTGTGGCATCACAGTCGAGGTGCGCACCATGGACTGGATTGAGAACCAGAAGCTGCACTCCTTTCTCATGATCGCAAAGGGCAGCTGTGAGCCGCCCGTCGTTATGGAGCTGAGCTACTGCGGCACCTCGCCCGAGGACAAACCCATTCTGTTTGTGGGCAAAGGCATGACCTTCAATTCGGGCGGCCTCAATCTGCGCAGGTGCAGGGGCATGGACGAGTATCGTGGTTCCATgtctggcgctgctgcctgcgtGGGAATGTTGCGCTGCTGcgccgctctctcgctgcccATAAATATCGTTTGCATTATCCCGCTGTGCGAGAATTTGCCATCGGGAATGTCGTGCAAGCCGGGCGATGTCGTCACCCTGCTCAATGCCAAGTCAATGGCTGTGCGGGATCTGGACAAGGCCGGTGTCGTGATGATGGCCGATCCAATGATCTACGGACAGAATGCCTACAAGCCGCGTCTCGTCATCGATGTGGCAACACTGGCCACCGGCGTGCAGATGGCCTTTGGTGGCGGCGCCACTGGCATCTTCTCCAATTCCCATTACATTTGGAAGCAGTTCCAAGGTGCCGGCGCCCTCACTGGCGATCGTGTCTGGCGTTTGCCTTTGTGGAATTACTACAAGAAGCAAGTCACCGACGAACTTGGCTACGATCTGAGCAACAATGGCCGTGGCCGTGCCTCGTCCTGCCTGGCGGCTGCAATTCTGCACGAGCTGGTGCCCTGCTCAGATTGGGCACATCTCGATACACGCGGCACTGGCATGCTCACGAAATACGGCATCATACCCTATCTGACCCAGGGACGCATGACTGGGCGACCCGTGCGGACCATGGTGCAGCTTATCTATCAATTGGCATGCCCGGCACACAAGTAA